One genomic region from Spiroplasma endosymbiont of Polydrusus cervinus encodes:
- the pheT gene encoding phenylalanine--tRNA ligase subunit beta has translation MIITRKWLDKYIDFTDISNDDIVAALNSLGFEVERTHNFDHNRDVVCGRVQFINEILDTHLKFCLVDTGQELVDPIVCGASNPVENGYVIVARPGTVLADGTKIAKRQIKGYASEGMMCSLSELGIPEKYLTAVEKDEIILTFNEKEVSYDMIGAEDILPKIGLTDYLFDIDLTLNRSDCLSAYELARELARYFKRELFPLELESTENLKEYQNPLQVGIKTTAVESAISANVKLTPEKNPLKLADRIWLKINEYQSDSTDPFGDLAIKTTIETGQPLLLYDFNKIKGSLKITDDYENKAFNIKKGDLVVIDNNEFVELIGVRVNPAYAITSTTAEITVLALHLNHILMRQQQRKVGISNINLQRYIKPLSYATVGLGLSRYLYLLKINGFLAELSVLNFIKKYKKTVEPIRITLNEINQTIGHPFSLLEVKALLEPLAFHFKKAAEILLVIPPVMRTDIFQKADIIEEIARLFGYNNIVSEPPVLSSLAKANRPAEKTINNFETFLLNNGFYQAKTYALVKQQEIKDFNFFNYQKPYQLLSPLSEEHEVMRLSLTNSLLNSVVYNNARNNKNIKLFTVEKIYANGGESYYHGAFVSQTEIIENKVTGNKLANSYYYVKSLLEAYLQSEQIDINELSYQAAPKNKVYHPYQTSQVLLGKQLLAVIGVVHPAYQNAVDLKGATYFGEINFEVIFNHSNKKQTFFTPLSKFSASSRDISIWVPTTVSYEQIKKKILAGVKNVVKMEVIDQYFDPKLKAGHSALTISFTFNDMTKQLTEAEINKQFEQIKNNLTKLELSIR, from the coding sequence ATGATTATTACAAGAAAATGATTAGATAAATATATTGATTTTACAGATATTAGTAATGACGATATTGTGGCTGCTTTAAATAGTTTGGGGTTTGAAGTTGAACGTACACATAATTTTGATCATAATCGCGATGTTGTTTGTGGACGGGTACAATTTATCAATGAAATTCTCGATACGCATTTAAAGTTTTGTTTAGTTGATACAGGGCAAGAATTAGTTGATCCAATTGTTTGCGGAGCTAGTAATCCTGTGGAAAATGGGTATGTTATTGTTGCCCGTCCAGGAACAGTTTTAGCGGATGGCACTAAAATTGCCAAACGACAAATTAAAGGATATGCGTCAGAAGGAATGATGTGTTCTTTAAGCGAGCTGGGAATTCCCGAGAAATATTTAACAGCGGTCGAAAAAGATGAAATTATTTTAACTTTTAATGAGAAAGAAGTTTCTTATGATATGATTGGTGCCGAAGATATTTTACCGAAAATTGGGTTAACCGATTATTTATTTGATATTGATTTAACATTGAATCGCAGTGATTGTTTAAGTGCTTATGAATTAGCCCGGGAATTAGCGCGTTATTTTAAACGAGAATTATTTCCATTAGAATTAGAATCAACGGAAAATTTAAAGGAATATCAAAACCCCTTGCAAGTTGGCATTAAGACTACGGCTGTTGAATCAGCAATTAGTGCCAATGTGAAGTTAACACCTGAAAAAAATCCGTTAAAATTAGCCGATCGAATTTGATTAAAAATTAATGAATATCAATCAGACAGTACTGATCCATTTGGCGATCTAGCAATTAAAACAACGATTGAAACCGGACAACCATTATTATTATATGATTTTAATAAAATTAAGGGTTCTTTAAAAATTACGGATGATTATGAAAATAAGGCTTTTAATATTAAAAAAGGGGATTTAGTTGTTATTGACAATAACGAATTTGTGGAATTAATTGGGGTTCGGGTAAATCCGGCTTATGCTATTACTTCAACAACAGCAGAAATAACTGTGTTAGCTTTACATTTAAATCATATTCTAATGCGTCAGCAACAACGAAAAGTTGGAATTAGTAATATTAATTTACAACGTTATATTAAGCCCCTTAGTTATGCAACGGTTGGATTAGGATTATCGCGTTATTTATATTTATTAAAGATTAATGGTTTTTTAGCGGAATTATCAGTTTTAAATTTTATTAAAAAGTATAAGAAAACTGTTGAGCCAATTCGGATTACATTAAATGAAATTAACCAGACAATTGGGCATCCTTTTAGTTTATTAGAAGTTAAAGCTTTGTTAGAACCATTAGCATTTCATTTTAAAAAGGCCGCGGAAATTTTACTTGTGATTCCACCAGTCATGCGCACGGATATTTTTCAAAAGGCTGATATAATTGAAGAAATTGCGCGTTTATTTGGTTATAACAATATTGTTTCAGAACCACCAGTCTTATCAAGCTTGGCCAAAGCAAATCGCCCAGCGGAGAAAACAATCAATAATTTTGAAACTTTCTTATTAAATAATGGCTTTTATCAAGCAAAAACATATGCTTTAGTTAAACAACAAGAAATTAAGGACTTTAACTTTTTTAATTATCAAAAGCCATATCAATTATTATCACCATTATCCGAAGAACATGAAGTAATGCGGCTAAGTTTAACAAATAGTTTACTAAATAGTGTGGTGTATAATAATGCACGAAATAATAAAAATATTAAATTATTTACAGTTGAAAAGATTTATGCTAATGGGGGAGAAAGTTATTATCATGGGGCTTTTGTCAGTCAAACGGAAATTATTGAAAATAAAGTAACAGGTAATAAACTAGCTAATTCATATTACTATGTTAAAAGTTTGTTGGAAGCTTATTTGCAAAGTGAACAAATTGATATTAATGAATTATCATATCAAGCGGCTCCCAAAAATAAAGTTTATCATCCTTATCAAACAAGTCAGGTTTTATTAGGGAAGCAATTATTAGCCGTAATTGGGGTCGTTCACCCCGCTTATCAGAATGCCGTTGATTTAAAAGGGGCCACTTATTTTGGTGAAATTAACTTCGAAGTAATTTTTAATCATTCGAATAAAAAACAAACATTTTTTACGCCACTTTCAAAATTTAGTGCAAGTAGTCGCGATATTTCAATTTGAGTACCAACAACGGTAAGCTATGAGCAAATTAAAAAGAAAATTTTAGCTGGGGTAAAAAATGTTGTTAAGATGGAAGTTATTGATCAATATTTTGATCCGAAATTAAAAGCTGGCCATAGTGCTTTAACAATTAGTTTTACTTTTAATGATATGACAAAGCAATTAACAGAAGCAGAAATTAATAAACAATTTGAACAAATTAAAAATAATTTAACAAAATTAGAATTATCAATTCGTTAA
- a CDS encoding lipoprotein produces MCNNYNILNILGAIGLKATSTTSLISCEKPNNSENSE; encoded by the coding sequence ATGTGCAATAATTATAACATTTTAAATATTTTAGGAGCAATCGGATTAAAAGCAACAAGTACAACATCATTAATTAGTTGCGAAAAACCAAATAATAGTGAAAACAGCGAGTAA